The following coding sequences lie in one Pseudomonas sp. B33.4 genomic window:
- a CDS encoding Fic/DOC family protein → MTDKYGVGQDPYCYPHSDVLRNLLDIHSEEELQKAERELSEIAISRFRLLPPPYDLSVLQHAHKTLFCDVYDWAGQLRTVNIKKGQTFFCTAERILPEAQKIFSVMERSAWFAGMGKPELVVNIAEAYGDLNVIHPFREGNGRAQRLLFEQIIINAGFPVDWWLVKDDAWVPANIDAVSCDYRGLVAIFDRCIGEKLAL, encoded by the coding sequence ATGACGGACAAATATGGGGTCGGACAAGACCCCTATTGCTACCCTCATAGTGATGTTCTGCGTAACTTGCTCGACATCCACTCTGAGGAAGAACTGCAAAAAGCAGAGCGAGAGCTCTCGGAAATCGCGATCAGTCGATTTCGTCTTCTCCCCCCTCCTTATGATTTAAGTGTCCTGCAGCACGCCCATAAAACTCTTTTTTGCGATGTTTACGATTGGGCCGGGCAGTTGCGTACCGTTAACATCAAAAAGGGACAAACATTTTTCTGTACTGCAGAGCGAATTCTTCCAGAAGCGCAAAAAATCTTTAGCGTGATGGAGCGCTCGGCGTGGTTCGCGGGAATGGGCAAACCAGAACTTGTGGTGAACATCGCTGAGGCTTATGGCGATTTGAATGTCATCCATCCTTTTCGCGAAGGTAATGGCCGAGCGCAACGTCTATTATTTGAACAAATCATTATTAACGCAGGCTTCCCAGTCGATTGGTGGCTCGTTAAAGATGACGCTTGGGTCCCAGCAAACATTGATGCTGTGTCATGTGATTATCGGGGGCTAGTGGCGATCTTTGACCGCTGCATTGGCGAAAAGCTGGCTCTTTAA
- a CDS encoding YhfG family protein produces MSELTFQQKQAYYDKVRRSNYLASLRLEGFDTSRADAEKPLPSRESVIEKYRQTAR; encoded by the coding sequence ATGAGCGAATTGACGTTCCAGCAGAAGCAGGCTTATTACGACAAAGTACGCCGGTCAAACTATCTGGCGAGCTTACGTCTGGAAGGTTTCGATACCAGCCGTGCCGATGCCGAGAAACCGCTTCCATCAAGGGAATCGGTCATTGAAAAATATCGTCAGACTGCACGTTAA
- a CDS encoding polysaccharide deacetylase, which translates to MHWLRMAAILLLGLSTCRLTMASDVGNAWVLDRLDRTDWPEALISQASMDTASRGEVLMFAKALLASEALDEEGLEQRLGVQHVQLKSIRHVRDGLWEGLLSTYRNASQNCDEQPFCPRVRSVADLRQLAAAFTGDISPAHELWASKSQDVHEQMLNEQLRVAVLRP; encoded by the coding sequence ATGCACTGGCTACGAATGGCCGCGATTTTATTGCTCGGGCTTAGCACCTGCCGTTTAACGATGGCCTCTGACGTTGGCAATGCATGGGTGCTGGATCGTCTCGATCGCACTGATTGGCCGGAAGCACTCATCAGCCAGGCGAGCATGGACACGGCGTCGCGCGGTGAAGTGTTGATGTTCGCCAAAGCGCTGTTGGCCAGCGAAGCGCTGGATGAAGAGGGGCTTGAGCAGCGACTCGGTGTGCAGCACGTGCAACTGAAGTCGATTCGCCATGTGCGCGATGGGCTCTGGGAGGGGCTGCTGAGCACCTATCGCAATGCCAGTCAGAACTGTGATGAACAGCCGTTCTGCCCGCGCGTGCGCAGTGTCGCTGACCTGCGCCAGTTGGCGGCAGCGTTCACTGGCGACATCAGCCCGGCCCATGAGCTGTGGGCCAGCAAAAGCCAGGACGTGCATGAGCAGATGCTGAACGAGCAGTTGCGAGTGGCGGTTTTGCGTCCCTGA
- a CDS encoding ATP-dependent DNA helicase RecQ has protein sequence MHNTLEQVFGFQQFRPGQETAISAVLAGRSAAAIFPTGSGKSICYQLPALMLPHLTLVVSPLLALMQDQLAFLQRHGISAGSIDSAQSRDDANDVMARARSGELKILMISVERLKNERFRNFLQQVPISLLVVDEAHCISEWGHNFRPDYLKLPDYQRQFNIPQTLLLTATATPKVIADMQAKFAIAADDVVTTGFYRPNLNLLVEPVRGQDKRRRLVQWMSERAGQPSIVYVTLQKTAEHIAEHLERNGIQAEAYHAGLAHDKREAIQKRFMAGQSNCIVATIAFGMGIDKSDIRNVVHFDLPKSIENYSQEIGRAGRDGQPSDCLVLANRDSLNVLENFVYGDTPEREGIRYVLDELKASVPEGQWEFLLGPLADQSNIRSLPLKTLLVQLELRGLIAPRYAYYAEYRFKYLLEPEALLERFDGERRDFVAAIVQTSARARTWATVNFEAMYSQYSAERNRVVKALDYFQEKGWVELESKQMTEVYSLLNSDFDSDVLSTELHEYFTRHEQAEVARIHAMLEVFATERCLGYRLAEYFGDHNAPQQCGHCSVCHGQVARLPAPPELPPLVDKNFAALCGDFIHRHEQHTGVIPTAERLTRFLCGISVPLFTKLKARAIPGFAALEEYPYAQVRSWADDHLLG, from the coding sequence ATGCACAACACCCTGGAACAGGTTTTTGGTTTTCAACAGTTTCGACCCGGTCAAGAAACCGCGATCAGCGCGGTACTGGCCGGGCGTTCGGCGGCGGCGATTTTTCCCACCGGTTCCGGCAAGTCGATTTGTTATCAATTGCCGGCGCTGATGCTGCCGCACCTGACGTTGGTGGTCTCGCCATTATTGGCGCTGATGCAGGATCAACTGGCCTTTCTGCAGCGTCACGGGATCTCGGCAGGCAGCATCGATTCGGCGCAGAGCCGCGATGACGCCAATGATGTGATGGCCCGCGCCCGTTCGGGTGAGTTGAAGATTCTGATGATCTCGGTTGAGCGTTTGAAGAACGAGCGCTTCCGCAACTTTTTGCAGCAGGTGCCGATCTCGCTGCTGGTGGTGGACGAGGCGCATTGCATCTCGGAATGGGGCCACAACTTCCGCCCAGATTACCTCAAGCTGCCGGACTACCAACGCCAGTTCAACATCCCGCAGACCTTGCTGCTGACGGCCACGGCAACGCCGAAAGTCATTGCCGACATGCAGGCCAAATTCGCTATCGCCGCTGACGATGTGGTGACCACCGGCTTCTACCGGCCCAATCTCAATCTGCTGGTGGAACCGGTGCGTGGTCAGGACAAGCGTCGGCGTCTGGTGCAGTGGATGAGCGAGCGTGCCGGCCAGCCGAGCATCGTCTACGTGACCTTGCAGAAAACCGCCGAACACATCGCCGAACACCTTGAGCGCAACGGCATTCAGGCCGAGGCGTATCACGCCGGTTTAGCCCACGACAAACGCGAAGCGATCCAGAAGCGCTTCATGGCCGGGCAATCCAATTGCATCGTCGCGACCATCGCTTTCGGCATGGGCATCGACAAGAGTGACATCCGCAATGTGGTGCACTTCGATCTGCCCAAATCCATCGAAAACTACAGTCAGGAAATCGGCCGCGCCGGACGCGACGGGCAGCCATCGGACTGTCTGGTATTGGCCAATCGCGACAGCCTCAATGTGCTGGAAAACTTCGTCTACGGTGATACGCCGGAGCGCGAGGGTATTCGCTATGTACTCGACGAACTGAAGGCTTCGGTGCCGGAAGGGCAATGGGAGTTTCTGCTCGGGCCATTGGCGGATCAGAGCAATATTCGCTCATTGCCGCTGAAAACATTGCTGGTGCAACTGGAGCTGCGCGGTTTGATCGCGCCGCGCTATGCCTATTACGCCGAATACCGTTTCAAATACCTGTTGGAACCCGAAGCGCTGCTTGAGCGTTTCGACGGTGAGCGCAGGGATTTCGTCGCCGCGATCGTTCAGACCTCGGCGCGTGCACGCACCTGGGCCACGGTGAATTTCGAGGCGATGTACTCGCAGTATTCCGCCGAACGCAATCGAGTGGTGAAGGCGCTGGATTACTTTCAGGAAAAGGGCTGGGTCGAACTGGAAAGCAAGCAGATGACCGAGGTCTACAGCCTGCTGAACAGCGACTTTGACAGTGATGTCCTGAGCACTGAGCTGCATGAATATTTCACCCGGCATGAGCAGGCTGAAGTGGCGCGCATCCACGCGATGCTTGAAGTGTTCGCCACCGAGCGCTGCCTGGGCTATCGCCTGGCCGAGTATTTCGGTGATCACAATGCGCCTCAGCAGTGTGGGCATTGTTCGGTGTGTCATGGCCAGGTTGCGCGATTGCCGGCACCGCCGGAGTTGCCCCCGCTTGTGGATAAAAACTTTGCGGCGTTGTGTGGTGATTTTATCCACAGGCATGAGCAGCACACCGGGGTTATTCCGACAGCAGAGCGGCTGACGAGGTTTCTGTGCGGGATCAGCGTGCCGTTGTTTACCAAGCTCAAGGCGCGAGCGATTCCCGGGTTTGCGGCGCTGGAAGAGTATCCCTATGCGCAAGTCCGCAGCTGGGCTGACGATCATTTGCTCGGTTGA
- a CDS encoding 3-hydroxyacyl-CoA dehydrogenase has product MSQTSFDIQQAAVIGAGTMGRGIVMCLANAGVSVQWVDNNPQMLEQALVTVAETYAHNVRQGRIDQAEADARIARVSAAADYAAIRNVDLVIEAVYENLELKQKIFRELDGLLKPEALLASNTSALDIDAIAAATRRPEQVLGLHFFSPAHIMKLLEIVRGAQTSPAALEAALVLGKRMGKVSVVSGNCHGFIGNRMLHPYVLEARKMLLEGAYPQQIDAALQGFGFAMGPFRMYDVVGIDLEWRARELAGKGQDAPEVQVDNRLCELGRFGQKSGNGYYHYEPGSRQAEHDPEVDALVLQVSEGLGFQRREIGPEEILERCLLALVNEGAKILQEGIAESAHDIDLVYLNGYGFPADKGGPMAWADQQGLVDIHQRLLALETRQGDQWKPARLIGELAAQGKGFAQA; this is encoded by the coding sequence ATGAGCCAGACATCCTTCGATATTCAGCAGGCCGCCGTAATCGGCGCGGGCACCATGGGCCGTGGCATTGTCATGTGCCTGGCGAATGCCGGCGTGAGCGTACAGTGGGTGGATAACAATCCACAGATGCTTGAGCAGGCACTCGTCACCGTGGCCGAGACTTATGCACACAACGTGCGGCAAGGGCGGATTGATCAGGCCGAGGCGGATGCGCGTATCGCTCGGGTCAGTGCGGCGGCGGATTACGCGGCGATTCGCAATGTTGATCTGGTGATCGAGGCGGTGTACGAAAATCTTGAGCTGAAGCAGAAGATCTTTCGTGAACTCGATGGCTTGCTCAAGCCCGAGGCATTGTTGGCGAGCAATACTTCGGCGCTGGATATCGATGCGATTGCTGCCGCGACAAGGCGCCCGGAGCAAGTGCTGGGCCTGCATTTCTTCAGCCCGGCGCACATCATGAAACTGCTGGAGATCGTGCGCGGTGCGCAGACTTCGCCGGCCGCGCTGGAAGCAGCGCTGGTGCTTGGCAAGCGTATGGGCAAGGTCAGTGTGGTGTCGGGCAATTGCCACGGGTTTATCGGCAATCGCATGTTGCATCCGTATGTGCTTGAGGCGCGCAAAATGTTGCTTGAAGGCGCTTATCCACAGCAGATCGACGCGGCGCTGCAAGGTTTTGGTTTTGCCATGGGGCCGTTTCGCATGTACGACGTCGTCGGCATCGATCTGGAGTGGCGTGCGCGCGAATTGGCCGGCAAGGGTCAGGATGCGCCTGAGGTTCAGGTGGATAACCGCTTGTGCGAGCTGGGCCGGTTCGGGCAGAAGTCCGGCAATGGCTATTACCATTACGAGCCGGGCAGTCGTCAGGCTGAGCACGATCCTGAGGTCGATGCGCTGGTGTTGCAGGTCAGCGAAGGGTTGGGTTTCCAGCGCCGTGAGATCGGTCCTGAGGAGATTCTGGAGCGCTGCCTGCTAGCACTGGTCAACGAGGGCGCGAAGATTCTGCAGGAAGGTATTGCCGAGTCCGCGCACGATATCGATCTGGTGTATCTGAATGGCTACGGCTTTCCGGCGGACAAGGGCGGGCCGATGGCGTGGGCGGATCAGCAAGGGCTGGTGGACATTCATCAGCGCTTGCTGGCGCTGGAGACGCGGCAAGGTGATCAGTGGAAACCGGCGCGGTTGATTGGAGAGTTGGCGGCGCAAGGGAAGGGGTTTGCTCAAGCTTAG
- a CDS encoding thioesterase family protein, with protein sequence MSTPQRTDYPHFQPITTRWHDNDAYGHVNNVTYYSFFDTAVNTYLIQVGGLDIHDGEVVGFVVSSACDYFASIAFPDLIEIGLRVGKLGNSSVQYELAVFKVGESEACAAGRFVHVFVDRASNQPVPIPARLREALGRLVV encoded by the coding sequence ATGTCCACCCCTCAGCGCACCGACTACCCACACTTCCAGCCCATCACCACGCGCTGGCACGACAACGACGCCTACGGTCACGTCAACAACGTCACCTACTACAGTTTCTTCGACACGGCGGTGAACACCTATCTGATTCAGGTCGGTGGTCTGGATATCCATGACGGCGAGGTGGTGGGATTCGTGGTCAGCTCTGCGTGTGATTATTTCGCTTCGATCGCGTTTCCGGATCTGATCGAGATCGGTCTGCGGGTCGGCAAGTTGGGCAACAGTTCGGTGCAATATGAACTGGCGGTGTTCAAGGTCGGCGAAAGTGAAGCGTGTGCAGCCGGGCGCTTCGTTCACGTGTTCGTCGATCGGGCGAGTAATCAGCCGGTGCCGATTCCTGCCCGGTTGCGCGAGGCGCTGGGGCGTCTGGTGGTTTGA
- a CDS encoding glycine zipper domain-containing protein, producing the protein MKFSSILLLSLGLVSGLASAGGTTEAGVGGALGGVLGSVVGQSLGGNTGSTIGAALGGAGGSAVGADKRSRGEAAIGGALGAAGGNVVGRSMGGTTGSLIGSAAGGGAGGALGNYMGNKSDDDDRRYDRRHDDRRYYRDDHRGRGHAYGHRKHHKYYRHR; encoded by the coding sequence ATGAAGTTCTCCTCGATTCTCTTGTTGTCCCTTGGCCTGGTCAGTGGTTTGGCGTCTGCAGGCGGCACCACCGAAGCAGGTGTGGGCGGCGCATTGGGCGGGGTTCTTGGCTCGGTCGTCGGTCAGTCTTTAGGCGGCAATACAGGTTCCACCATCGGCGCAGCCTTGGGCGGCGCGGGTGGTAGCGCGGTTGGTGCCGACAAACGCAGCCGTGGCGAAGCCGCCATCGGTGGTGCGTTGGGCGCAGCCGGCGGTAACGTAGTCGGCCGCAGCATGGGCGGCACCACCGGCAGCCTGATCGGCTCCGCAGCAGGTGGCGGCGCCGGTGGCGCGCTGGGCAACTACATGGGCAACAAGAGCGATGACGACGATCGTCGCTACGACCGTCGCCATGATGATCGCCGCTACTATCGCGACGACCACCGTGGTCGCGGCCATGCCTACGGCCACCGCAAGCATCACAAGTACTATCGCCATCGTTAA
- a CDS encoding FdhF/YdeP family oxidoreductase — protein MSQHHQADQKPVPRYKPYKGAAGGWGALISVAQAWLTSDNALKNLRMMLKTNQNGGFDCPGCAWGDSPESGMVKFCENGAKAVNWEATKRRVDAKFFAKHSVTSLLEQSDYWLEYQGRLTEPMVYDAETDRYKPISWDDAYTLIAKHLQSLPSPDLAEFYTSGRASNEAAYLYQLFVRAYGTNNFPDCSNMCHEASGVALAQSVGVGKGTVTFDDFEHADAIFVWGQNPGTNHPRMLEPLREAVKRGAQVVCINPLKERGLERFQHPQHPIEMLTNGDKPTNTAYFRPALGGDMALLRGMAKFLLQWERDAQKAGEPAVFDHDFLNAHSANVLEYLGVVDDTPWEQIVEQSGLTLVEIEQAARMYAKGKNVIMCWAMGITQHRHSVPTIQEIANLMLLRGNIGKPGAGLCPVRGHSNVQGDRTMGINERPPVAFLDSLERRFQFKVPRHNGHNVVEAIHAMAEGRAKVFIGLGGNFAQATPDSPRTFEALSNCDLTVQISTKLNRSHLAHGKDALILPCLGRTDIDIQTEGAQAVTVEDSFSMVHASNGQLQPLSNQMRSEPSIIAGIAAATLGSKPVDWNWLVADYGRIRDLIADTIPNFKEFNEKIKNPGGFYLGNSAGARKWNTPSGRANFRANMLPKDLVHERTRATGQLPDLILQSMRSHDQYNTTIYGLDDRYRGVKGQRDVLFANEADIIRLGFRPGQKADIVSLWDDGRERRVKGFTLLAFDIPAGQAAAYYPEVNPLVPLESTGDGSHTPTSKFIAIRLEAASETGLIMAKSA, from the coding sequence GTGAGCCAACATCATCAAGCCGACCAGAAACCTGTCCCGCGCTACAAGCCTTACAAAGGTGCCGCCGGCGGCTGGGGTGCCCTGATCAGTGTGGCTCAGGCCTGGTTGACCAGCGACAACGCCCTGAAAAACCTGCGCATGATGCTCAAGACCAACCAGAACGGCGGCTTCGACTGCCCGGGTTGCGCGTGGGGCGACTCGCCGGAAAGCGGCATGGTCAAGTTCTGCGAGAACGGCGCCAAAGCAGTGAACTGGGAAGCGACCAAGCGTCGCGTGGACGCCAAATTCTTCGCCAAGCACAGCGTGACTTCGCTGCTGGAGCAGAGCGACTACTGGCTGGAATATCAGGGTCGTCTCACCGAACCGATGGTTTACGACGCCGAAACCGATCGCTACAAGCCGATCAGTTGGGATGACGCCTACACGCTGATCGCCAAACACCTGCAAAGTCTGCCGAGCCCGGATCTGGCCGAGTTCTACACCTCCGGTCGCGCCAGCAACGAAGCGGCGTATCTGTATCAGCTGTTCGTGCGCGCCTACGGCACCAACAACTTCCCTGACTGCTCGAACATGTGCCACGAGGCCAGCGGTGTGGCGTTGGCGCAAAGCGTCGGCGTCGGTAAAGGCACCGTGACCTTCGACGATTTCGAACACGCCGACGCGATTTTCGTCTGGGGCCAGAACCCCGGCACCAACCACCCACGGATGCTCGAACCGCTGCGTGAAGCAGTGAAGCGCGGTGCGCAAGTGGTGTGCATCAACCCGTTGAAGGAACGCGGCCTGGAACGTTTCCAGCACCCACAACACCCGATCGAAATGCTCACCAACGGTGACAAGCCGACCAACACCGCGTATTTCCGTCCGGCCCTCGGTGGCGACATGGCGCTGCTGCGCGGCATGGCCAAGTTCCTCCTGCAGTGGGAGCGCGATGCGCAGAAGGCTGGCGAGCCTGCTGTGTTCGATCACGACTTCCTCAACGCTCACAGCGCCAATGTGCTGGAGTACCTCGGTGTCGTCGACGATACCCCGTGGGAACAGATCGTCGAGCAATCCGGCCTGACCCTCGTCGAAATCGAGCAAGCCGCGCGCATGTACGCCAAAGGCAAAAACGTGATCATGTGCTGGGCGATGGGCATCACCCAGCACCGCCATTCGGTGCCGACCATCCAGGAAATCGCCAACCTGATGCTGCTGCGCGGCAACATCGGCAAGCCGGGTGCGGGTCTGTGCCCGGTGCGCGGCCACAGTAACGTGCAGGGCGACCGCACGATGGGCATCAACGAGCGTCCGCCGGTGGCGTTCCTTGACTCGCTGGAGCGACGCTTCCAGTTCAAGGTGCCGCGCCACAACGGCCATAACGTGGTCGAGGCGATCCATGCGATGGCCGAGGGACGCGCCAAAGTCTTCATCGGTCTGGGCGGAAACTTTGCCCAAGCAACGCCGGACAGTCCGCGCACGTTCGAAGCACTGAGCAATTGCGACCTGACCGTGCAGATCAGCACCAAACTCAACCGCAGCCATCTGGCTCACGGCAAGGACGCGCTGATCCTGCCGTGCCTCGGTCGGACCGACATCGACATCCAGACTGAAGGCGCGCAAGCGGTCACCGTGGAAGACTCGTTCAGCATGGTGCACGCTTCCAACGGTCAGTTGCAGCCGCTGTCGAACCAGATGCGCTCCGAGCCGTCGATCATCGCCGGCATCGCTGCCGCCACACTGGGCAGCAAACCGGTGGACTGGAACTGGCTGGTGGCCGATTACGGGCGCATCCGCGACCTGATCGCTGACACCATTCCCAACTTCAAAGAATTCAACGAGAAGATCAAGAACCCAGGCGGTTTCTACCTCGGCAACAGCGCTGGCGCGCGCAAGTGGAATACGCCGTCGGGCCGGGCCAATTTCCGCGCCAATATGCTGCCGAAAGATCTGGTGCACGAGCGCACCCGCGCCACCGGGCAACTGCCAGACCTGATCCTGCAATCGATGCGCTCCCACGATCAGTACAACACGACGATTTATGGTCTCGACGACCGTTATCGCGGGGTGAAAGGCCAGCGTGATGTGCTGTTCGCCAATGAGGCCGACATCATTCGTCTGGGCTTCCGGCCTGGGCAGAAGGCCGACATCGTGTCACTGTGGGACGATGGTCGTGAGCGTCGGGTGAAGGGCTTCACCCTGTTGGCATTTGATATTCCGGCCGGGCAGGCAGCTGCTTACTACCCGGAAGTGAATCCGTTGGTGCCGCTGGAAAGCACCGGGGATGGTAGCCATACGCCGACGTCGAAGTTCATTGCGATCCGGTTGGAGGCGGCGAGTGAGACCGGGTTGATCATGGCCAAGTCGGCTTAA
- the fdhD gene encoding formate dehydrogenase accessory sulfurtransferase FdhD: MNAKRPACAAPAIETPAPAASQTYSYSDLPREESASTALAEEVALAIAYNGISQAVMLVTPTDLEDFIVGFSLGSGIIIDATDIYDLQLTGAGSAQYAQVTIANRAFWNLKQQRRQLAGTSGCGLCGVEAVEQALPDLKVLPGAPLPPIEWLDGLRQRIGAFQPLGQHCGAVHAAVFMNASGELLLGREDIGRHNALDKLIGGLIRQKISTAGGLAIVTSRCSLELIQKVLRAGIQTLVSLSAPTGLAVQWARRHNLNLIHLPQKSAPRVYSPAMENQA, from the coding sequence ATGAACGCCAAGCGCCCAGCCTGCGCGGCGCCTGCAATTGAAACGCCCGCGCCTGCCGCCAGCCAGACCTACAGTTACAGCGATTTACCCCGCGAGGAATCGGCCAGCACCGCGCTGGCCGAGGAAGTCGCGTTGGCGATCGCCTACAACGGCATCAGTCAGGCGGTAATGCTGGTGACGCCGACCGATCTTGAAGACTTCATCGTCGGTTTCAGTCTCGGCAGCGGCATCATCATCGACGCCACTGACATTTATGACCTGCAACTGACCGGCGCCGGTTCTGCGCAATACGCGCAAGTGACCATCGCCAACCGCGCTTTCTGGAACCTCAAGCAACAACGTCGGCAACTGGCGGGCACCAGCGGTTGCGGACTCTGCGGTGTTGAAGCGGTGGAACAGGCGCTGCCCGATCTCAAGGTCCTGCCCGGCGCGCCGTTGCCACCGATTGAATGGCTGGACGGTTTGCGTCAGCGCATCGGCGCATTTCAGCCTTTGGGTCAGCATTGCGGTGCGGTGCATGCGGCGGTGTTCATGAACGCCAGCGGCGAATTGCTGCTCGGGCGCGAAGACATCGGCCGGCACAACGCCCTCGACAAACTGATCGGCGGACTGATCCGGCAAAAGATATCCACAGCAGGCGGACTGGCGATTGTCACCAGCCGTTGCAGCCTCGAATTGATCCAGAAAGTCTTGCGCGCCGGCATCCAGACCCTGGTCAGCCTGTCCGCGCCCACGGGTCTTGCCGTGCAATGGGCCCGTCGACACAACCTCAATCTCATCCACCTGCCGCAGAAAAGTGCGCCGCGGGTGTATAGCCCCGCGATGGAGAATCAAGCGTGA
- a CDS encoding LysR family transcriptional regulator: MDIKQLKFLIALDETRHFGQAAARCHITQPTLSMRLRSLEEELDLPLVNRGQRFEGFTAPGERVLAWARSVMAAYDGLHAEAAACRGNLIGTLRLGVVPLSSFDPLPLMQRLHSAHPNLRFEMSALSSEQILEHLANNRIDLGVSYLDRLDNERFESLAFNETRMGLLYDQRTFTFGDAPLSWESLIELPLGMLTSGMHFRQSIDHNFHSRGLTPQPLLQTDAVHQLLQAVHGGFCCAIMPLDGGLEKLTDHLRLQPIENAQTLAPLGLIMRRGAPRSALAEACFALYQQSPDDA, from the coding sequence ATGGACATCAAGCAGCTGAAATTCCTCATCGCCCTCGACGAAACCCGCCACTTCGGCCAGGCCGCCGCGCGTTGCCACATCACCCAGCCAACCCTGTCGATGCGCCTGCGCAGCCTCGAAGAAGAACTTGACCTGCCGCTGGTCAACCGGGGCCAGCGCTTCGAAGGTTTCACCGCGCCGGGTGAACGCGTGCTGGCGTGGGCACGCTCGGTGATGGCGGCTTATGACGGTTTGCACGCGGAAGCGGCGGCGTGTCGTGGCAACCTGATCGGCACGCTGCGACTGGGCGTGGTGCCGCTGTCGAGTTTCGATCCGCTGCCATTGATGCAACGTCTGCACAGCGCCCACCCGAACCTGCGTTTCGAAATGTCGGCGCTGAGTTCAGAACAGATTCTCGAACATCTGGCGAACAACCGTATCGACCTCGGCGTGTCCTATCTGGATCGCCTGGATAACGAACGTTTCGAATCACTGGCCTTCAACGAAACCCGCATGGGCCTTTTATACGACCAGCGAACCTTTACCTTCGGTGACGCACCGTTGAGCTGGGAATCGCTGATCGAACTGCCGCTGGGCATGCTCACCAGCGGCATGCATTTTCGCCAGTCCATCGACCACAACTTCCACAGCCGCGGCCTGACCCCGCAACCCTTGCTGCAAACCGACGCCGTGCATCAATTGTTACAAGCAGTACACGGCGGCTTTTGCTGCGCGATCATGCCGCTCGACGGTGGTCTGGAAAAACTCACCGATCACCTGCGCCTGCAACCCATCGAAAACGCTCAAACGCTCGCCCCGCTCGGCCTGATCATGCGCCGCGGAGCGCCACGCTCGGCGCTGGCCGAGGCCTGTTTCGCGCTTTATCAACAATCGCCAGACGACGCTTGA
- the lysM gene encoding peptidoglycan-binding protein LysM: MSLFSFVKEAGEKLIDLLTPGNANASEQLKEHISKVGLGNPNVQATVDGDKVTVTGEVASQEEKEKILLAVGNIAGVGSVDDQITVSGPVVTAAQFVVVKSGDTLSAISLRVYGDANKYQKIFDANKPMLKDVNKIYPGQTLRIPE, from the coding sequence ATGAGCCTTTTTAGTTTTGTTAAAGAAGCTGGTGAGAAGTTGATCGATCTGCTGACCCCGGGCAACGCCAATGCCAGTGAGCAGTTGAAGGAACACATCAGCAAGGTCGGCCTGGGCAATCCGAATGTGCAGGCGACCGTGGATGGCGACAAAGTGACTGTCACCGGTGAAGTCGCGAGTCAGGAAGAGAAAGAGAAGATTCTGCTGGCGGTGGGCAATATTGCCGGGGTTGGCAGCGTGGATGATCAGATCACCGTCAGCGGGCCAGTTGTCACTGCCGCACAATTTGTCGTGGTCAAGTCGGGTGACACTCTCAGCGCGATTTCTCTGCGCGTGTACGGGGATGCCAACAAGTATCAGAAAATTTTCGATGCCAACAAACCGATGCTCAAGGATGTGAACAAAATCTATCCGGGGCAGACTCTGCGTATTCCTGAGTAA
- the yrfG gene encoding GMP/IMP nucleotidase, producing MPTLPWSDIDTVLLDMDGTLLDLHFDNHFWLEHLPQRYAELHGVSRAMAEMELQPLFERHAGQLQWYCLDFWSAELKLSVRELKLETAHLIALRPDADTFLEAIKRAGKRVIMITNAHRDSLSLKLERIELAPYFERLISSHDYGFPKENPQFWDALQADIGFDPARSLFIDDTLPVLRSARDFGVAHLLAVKEPDSRKGPKDTAEFAAVEDYRNLIAGL from the coding sequence ATGCCTACATTACCGTGGTCCGACATCGATACCGTTCTGCTCGACATGGACGGCACGCTGCTGGATCTGCACTTCGACAATCACTTCTGGCTGGAACATCTGCCCCAGCGTTACGCCGAACTGCACGGGGTCAGCCGGGCCATGGCCGAAATGGAATTGCAGCCGTTGTTCGAACGCCATGCCGGCCAGTTGCAGTGGTACTGCCTGGATTTCTGGAGTGCCGAGCTGAAGTTGTCGGTGCGTGAATTAAAGCTGGAAACTGCGCACCTGATTGCCTTGCGGCCGGATGCCGATACCTTTCTGGAAGCGATCAAACGCGCCGGTAAACGGGTGATCATGATCACCAACGCGCACCGCGACTCACTGTCGCTGAAGCTTGAGCGAATCGAACTGGCGCCATATTTCGAGCGGCTGATCAGCTCGCATGACTACGGTTTCCCCAAGGAGAACCCGCAGTTCTGGGATGCCTTGCAGGCGGATATCGGTTTTGATCCGGCGCGCAGTCTGTTTATCGACGATACCTTGCCGGTTCTGCGCAGTGCGCGGGATTTTGGTGTGGCGCATTTGCTGGCGGTGAAAGAGCCGGACAGTCGCAAAGGGCCGAAGGACACCGCTGAGTTTGCGGCCGTAGAGGATTACCGCAATCTGATCGCTGGTCTTTGA